A genomic region of Leptolyngbya sp. NIES-2104 contains the following coding sequences:
- the ntcA gene encoding global nitrogen regulator NtcA, whose protein sequence is MVVTKDRPLATMFRQIGGGAYPPVIETFERGKTIFFPGDPAERVYFLVKGAVKLSRVYEAGEEITVALLRENSVFGVLSLITGQRADRFYHAVAFTPVELLSVPIEQVEKALKENPELSMLMLKGLSSRILQTEMMIETLAHRDMGSRLVSFLLILCRDFGVPTQEGIMIDLKLSHQAIAEAIGSTRVTVTRLLGDLRQDKMISIHKKKITVHNPVTLSQQFT, encoded by the coding sequence ATGGTAGTGACCAAGGATAGACCGCTCGCAACAATGTTTCGTCAGATCGGGGGAGGTGCGTATCCTCCTGTTATTGAGACGTTTGAACGCGGTAAGACAATCTTTTTTCCGGGTGATCCAGCGGAACGAGTCTATTTTCTCGTTAAGGGTGCGGTCAAACTCTCACGGGTCTACGAAGCAGGCGAAGAAATTACAGTAGCGCTGTTAAGAGAAAATAGCGTGTTCGGGGTGTTATCGCTGATTACCGGACAGCGTGCCGATCGCTTTTATCACGCGGTCGCATTTACCCCGGTTGAATTGCTTTCAGTGCCGATCGAACAAGTCGAAAAAGCTCTGAAAGAAAACCCAGAACTTTCGATGTTAATGCTCAAAGGCTTATCATCGCGGATTCTTCAGACCGAGATGATGATTGAAACCTTGGCACACCGAGACATGGGATCACGCCTGGTGAGTTTTCTTTTGATTCTGTGTCGTGATTTTGGTGTGCCGACGCAAGAAGGAATCATGATCGATTTGAAACTGTCGCATCAAGCGATCGCAGAAGCGATCGGATCAACTCGTGTAACGGTTACTCGATTATTGGGTGATTTGCGGCAAGACAAAATGATTTCGATTCACAAGAAAAAGATCACCGTTCACAATCCTGTAACGCTGAGTCAACAATTCACCTAA